The Acidobacteriota bacterium genome window below encodes:
- a CDS encoding circularly permuted type 2 ATP-grasp protein encodes MDFAGYDLDDGIYDEMLQPNGEPREHSRLLYETLCQLSSDEIGSIQERVTRSFSNEGISFTVYGDAEANERIIPVDCLPRILPAVEWKHLEIGLTQRLTALNRFLNDVYGKARIIDDGVIPVDVVRGCPQYRSEMCGVNVPHGTWVAICGTDLVRTNQGFVVLEDNLRVPSGVSYMIANRKVVKTSLRRLYRSSRVRGVEHYGRLLQETLRELSPGGRNDPCIALLTPGVYNSAFYEHMFLAREIGAELVEGRDLLVKDGFVYMRTTKGLRRVDVVYRRVDDDFLDPLVFREDSLLGVPGLIHAYKLGNVAVVNAPGTGIADDKSVYAYVPDMIRYYLGEEPILGNVQTHLCRRPEGLEYTLDNLENLVVKRVGESGGYGMLVGPHSTPEEREAYARQMRADPADFISQPVLPLSRAACLIEGRPEPRHVDLRPFVLHGTKTRLVGGAFCRVALRRGSLVVNSSQGGGGKDLWVLED; translated from the coding sequence ATGGATTTTGCCGGCTACGATCTTGACGACGGGATCTACGACGAGATGCTTCAGCCGAACGGCGAGCCCCGGGAGCATTCCCGATTGCTCTACGAGACCCTGTGCCAACTCTCCAGTGACGAGATCGGCAGCATCCAGGAGCGGGTCACCCGTTCCTTTTCGAACGAAGGCATCTCCTTCACTGTCTACGGGGACGCCGAAGCCAACGAGCGGATTATCCCGGTCGACTGCCTGCCTCGGATCCTGCCGGCTGTCGAGTGGAAGCATCTCGAAATCGGCCTGACGCAACGCCTCACGGCCCTGAACCGCTTCCTGAATGATGTCTACGGGAAGGCCCGCATCATCGACGACGGTGTGATTCCGGTGGACGTTGTGCGCGGCTGCCCCCAGTACCGCAGCGAAATGTGCGGCGTCAACGTGCCTCACGGAACCTGGGTCGCCATCTGCGGCACCGACCTGGTGCGTACCAACCAGGGCTTCGTGGTGCTGGAAGACAACCTGAGGGTGCCTTCGGGCGTTTCCTACATGATCGCAAACCGCAAAGTGGTCAAGACCAGCCTGCGCCGACTGTACCGAAGTTCCCGGGTGCGGGGGGTCGAGCACTACGGGCGCCTGCTGCAGGAGACGTTGCGCGAGCTCTCGCCGGGCGGCCGAAACGACCCCTGCATTGCGCTGTTGACGCCGGGAGTCTACAACTCCGCCTTCTACGAACACATGTTCCTGGCCCGGGAGATCGGCGCGGAACTTGTGGAAGGCCGCGACCTGCTGGTAAAAGACGGTTTCGTATACATGCGCACCACCAAGGGACTGCGGCGCGTGGACGTGGTCTACCGGCGGGTGGACGACGACTTTCTCGATCCCCTGGTCTTCCGCGAAGACTCGCTGCTGGGCGTGCCCGGGTTGATCCACGCCTACAAGCTCGGCAATGTGGCCGTCGTCAACGCCCCCGGAACGGGCATCGCGGACGACAAGAGCGTCTATGCCTACGTCCCCGACATGATTCGCTACTATCTGGGAGAGGAACCGATCCTGGGCAACGTCCAAACCCACTTGTGCCGTCGGCCCGAGGGGCTCGAATACACCCTGGACAACCTGGAGAACCTGGTGGTGAAGCGGGTCGGCGAGTCCGGAGGGTACGGGATGCTGGTCGGTCCCCACTCAACCCCCGAGGAGCGCGAGGCCTATGCCAGGCAGATGCGCGCCGACCCGGCCGACTTCATCTCCCAGCCGGTGCTGCCGCTGTCACGCGCAGCCTGCCTGATCGAGGGCCGTCCCGAGCCCAGGCACGTGGACCTGCGCCCCTTCGTGCTCCACGGGACCAAGACGCGCCTGGTGGGCGGGGCCTTCTGCCGGGTGGCTCTTCGGCGTGGCAGCCTGGTGGTGAACTCCAGCCAGGGCGGTGGAGGAAAGGACCTTTGGGTCCTGGAAGATTGA
- a CDS encoding NAD(P)H-dependent oxidoreductase subunit E: MDLHIAGQSPDRDERSAVDSVLGPLQDGKAESYHLQQERPERSQRHLLLPVLHAINSRVGWISPGALNYACSRLNLPPAEAFGVANFYGLFSMNRRPRVVIHVCDDIACLIRGAPEICEHLAGRLGPPGAAEPSDKITWLRSPCLGLCERAPAALVSAAGPKPWECALAPTTADTVLAAVDQPEREPEPPPVPTSLSVPQQGQPGLRLLRRVGRLQPESLQDHLAQGGYEALRRAVGIGPERVIREVNDSKLVGRGGAAFPAGRKWEAVYRARSSQPVRYLVCNADESEPGTFKDRVIMEEDPYLLIESMTIAGLATGCQQGYLYIRGEYPLAFERLSHAIRQARHHGFLGKRILNMDLSFDIEIRRGAGAYICGEETALFNSIEGYRGEPRNKPPFPTEVGLFGRPTLVNNVETLVNVPGIVLWGGQSFATIGTPRSTGTKLFCLSGHVGRPGVYEVPFGASLASLLELAGGVGGSGRLQGVLIGGAAGTFLTHRELDTPMTFEGTRAIGAALGSAVVMPFDDSVDLSKILLRIAAFFRDESCGQCVPCRVGTVRQEEALSRMFGGNVQGVGRAPLQLAEIGQVMSDASICGLGHTASSAIQSALARWGEFEGLRQGSNPED; this comes from the coding sequence TTGGATCTTCACATTGCGGGTCAATCTCCGGACCGGGACGAGCGGTCCGCCGTCGACAGCGTCCTGGGTCCCCTGCAGGACGGGAAGGCGGAAAGCTATCACCTCCAGCAAGAACGGCCGGAGCGGTCTCAGAGGCACCTGCTGCTTCCGGTTCTCCACGCCATCAACAGCCGCGTCGGCTGGATCAGCCCCGGAGCCCTGAACTACGCCTGCAGCCGGTTGAACCTCCCTCCTGCCGAAGCCTTCGGCGTCGCCAATTTCTACGGGCTCTTCTCAATGAATCGGCGGCCCAGGGTCGTCATTCACGTGTGTGACGACATTGCCTGCCTGATTCGGGGAGCGCCTGAGATCTGCGAGCACCTGGCGGGCCGCCTGGGCCCGCCCGGAGCGGCCGAGCCCTCGGACAAGATCACCTGGCTCAGGAGTCCCTGCCTCGGCCTGTGCGAGCGCGCCCCGGCTGCCCTGGTCTCGGCGGCCGGCCCCAAGCCCTGGGAATGCGCTTTGGCGCCAACCACGGCAGATACCGTACTGGCTGCAGTGGACCAGCCGGAACGCGAACCGGAGCCGCCTCCCGTGCCGACGTCACTCAGCGTCCCGCAACAGGGTCAACCGGGGTTGCGCCTGCTGCGCCGCGTCGGCCGCTTGCAGCCGGAGAGCCTGCAGGATCATCTGGCCCAAGGGGGGTATGAGGCCTTGAGGCGGGCAGTGGGCATCGGTCCAGAGCGGGTCATTCGAGAAGTCAACGATTCCAAGCTGGTGGGAAGGGGCGGGGCGGCCTTTCCCGCCGGGCGGAAATGGGAGGCGGTCTACCGTGCCCGTTCCTCCCAGCCGGTCCGTTACCTGGTCTGCAACGCGGACGAGTCGGAGCCCGGAACTTTCAAGGATCGGGTGATCATGGAGGAAGATCCCTATCTCCTCATCGAATCCATGACCATTGCCGGGCTGGCCACCGGCTGCCAACAGGGTTACCTCTACATCCGCGGAGAATATCCCCTGGCTTTCGAGCGCTTGAGCCACGCCATCCGCCAGGCCAGGCACCACGGTTTCCTGGGAAAGAGGATCCTGAATATGGACCTGTCCTTCGACATCGAGATCCGCCGGGGAGCAGGCGCATACATCTGTGGCGAGGAGACGGCGCTGTTCAACTCGATCGAGGGCTATCGGGGAGAGCCCCGAAACAAGCCACCCTTCCCCACCGAGGTCGGCCTGTTCGGTCGTCCCACCCTGGTCAACAACGTCGAGACCCTGGTCAACGTTCCGGGTATCGTCCTGTGGGGAGGACAGTCCTTTGCCACCATCGGGACTCCCCGGTCGACAGGAACCAAGCTGTTCTGTCTCTCCGGCCATGTCGGTCGGCCGGGAGTGTATGAGGTCCCCTTCGGCGCCAGCCTGGCAAGCCTGCTGGAGCTGGCGGGGGGAGTGGGCGGTAGCGGCCGGCTGCAGGGTGTCCTGATCGGAGGTGCGGCCGGGACCTTCCTTACTCACAGGGAACTGGATACCCCGATGACCTTCGAAGGTACCCGGGCGATCGGCGCCGCCCTCGGCTCGGCCGTGGTGATGCCCTTTGACGACAGTGTGGATCTGAGTAAAATCCTTCTGAGAATCGCGGCCTTTTTCCGTGACGAGTCCTGCGGCCAATGCGTTCCTTGCCGGGTCGGCACGGTGAGACAGGAGGAAGCCCTGTCCCGCATGTTCGGGGGGAATGTTCAGGGAGTGGGACGGGCGCCGTTGCAGTTGGCCGAGATCGGCCAGGTCATGAGCGACGCGTCCATTTGCGGGCTCGGGCACACCGCTTCCAGCGCCATCCAGTCCGCTCTGGCGCGCTGGGGGGAGTTTGAGGGTCTCCGCCAAGGGTCGAATCCGGAGGATTAG
- a CDS encoding molybdopterin-dependent oxidoreductase, translating into MQWKRGERLTEPLVRDGAGLRPAGWDEALERAARGFQRAARDKGPQAFGMFSCSKTTNELNFAAQKFVRTVIGSNNIDSCNRTUHAPSVVGLATVFGMGGGTSSYQEIEDTDLILLWGSNARETHPIFFHHVLKGVKRGARLFVIDPRRTSSAQWADGWLGLEVGSDIALSNAMAREILDAGLENRTFIEHATSGFDEYCRSLESYTLERGERETGVPAESIRKLAHEYARAERAELCWTLGITEHHNAVDNVLALINLALLTGHVGKYGSGLNPLRGQNNVQGGGDMGAIPDRLPGFQHVENDELRSRFEQAWGVKIPPKRGLHLSGMFDAMEEGKLTALYVLGENPAVSEADQGRALRLLGGLDCLVVQDLLMTDTTAIADVVLPAAAGWCESEGTVTSSERKVQRVRRALSSPPGVKDDLDILYELARRLGSDWGQPEPKRIWDELRGLSPMHRGMSYERLEALDGIRWPCYDESHPGELYLHSRLWQEPLLGPQAPFSPVEFEPPVDELNDRFPLRLTTGRRLDSYNTGAQTLSFSSPLRRGESLDLSPEDGERYGVLEGERVKVVSRRGSVIAPVRFDTGLRPGLAFMTLHFPDEVQTNQLTIDAVDPKSGTAEFKASAVRIVKLAASQPG; encoded by the coding sequence ATGCAGTGGAAACGAGGCGAGCGGCTGACCGAGCCTCTGGTGAGGGACGGCGCCGGTCTTCGCCCGGCAGGTTGGGACGAAGCGCTGGAACGGGCCGCTCGAGGGTTTCAGAGGGCTGCCAGGGACAAGGGGCCGCAGGCTTTCGGGATGTTCAGTTGCTCCAAGACCACCAACGAGCTCAACTTCGCCGCCCAGAAGTTCGTTCGTACAGTCATTGGCAGCAACAACATCGACAGTTGCAACCGCACTTGACACGCTCCCAGCGTCGTCGGTCTGGCGACGGTTTTCGGGATGGGTGGCGGCACCAGTTCCTACCAGGAAATCGAGGATACCGATCTCATCCTGCTGTGGGGATCCAACGCCCGCGAAACGCACCCGATCTTCTTTCATCACGTGCTGAAGGGAGTGAAACGCGGAGCCCGGCTCTTCGTCATCGACCCCCGCAGAACCAGTTCGGCCCAGTGGGCTGACGGTTGGCTAGGTCTCGAGGTGGGCAGCGACATTGCCCTGTCCAACGCCATGGCCCGGGAAATCCTGGATGCCGGCCTGGAGAATCGGACCTTCATCGAGCATGCCACCAGCGGCTTCGACGAATACTGTCGCTCGCTGGAGTCCTACACGCTGGAACGGGGTGAGCGGGAAACCGGGGTTCCCGCCGAGAGCATTCGGAAGCTGGCTCACGAGTACGCTCGGGCAGAAAGAGCCGAACTGTGCTGGACACTGGGGATTACCGAGCACCATAACGCCGTCGACAACGTGCTGGCCCTGATCAACCTGGCGCTGTTGACGGGTCACGTGGGTAAATACGGGAGCGGGCTGAATCCACTGAGGGGTCAGAACAACGTCCAGGGAGGCGGCGACATGGGCGCCATTCCCGACCGGCTTCCCGGATTTCAGCACGTGGAGAACGACGAGCTCCGCTCCCGCTTCGAACAGGCCTGGGGAGTAAAGATCCCCCCCAAGCGGGGCCTGCACCTCAGCGGAATGTTCGACGCCATGGAGGAAGGCAAGCTGACGGCGCTCTATGTTCTGGGAGAGAACCCGGCGGTATCGGAGGCCGACCAGGGACGGGCTCTGCGTCTCCTTGGGGGGCTGGATTGCCTGGTCGTGCAGGACCTGCTCATGACGGACACCACGGCCATCGCCGACGTTGTCCTGCCGGCTGCGGCCGGCTGGTGCGAGTCGGAAGGCACCGTCACCAGCAGCGAACGCAAGGTGCAGCGCGTTCGCCGGGCGCTGTCCTCGCCGCCCGGAGTGAAGGACGACCTGGACATCCTCTACGAATTGGCCCGCCGCCTGGGAAGCGACTGGGGCCAACCGGAACCGAAGCGCATCTGGGACGAGCTCCGCGGCCTCAGTCCCATGCATCGCGGAATGAGCTACGAGCGGCTGGAAGCCCTTGACGGCATTCGCTGGCCTTGTTATGACGAGTCGCATCCAGGCGAGCTCTACCTGCACAGCCGACTGTGGCAAGAACCCCTGTTGGGGCCGCAGGCGCCCTTCAGTCCGGTTGAATTCGAACCCCCCGTGGACGAGTTGAACGATCGGTTTCCTCTCAGACTCACCACCGGCAGGCGTCTGGATTCCTACAATACCGGTGCCCAGACCTTGTCCTTTTCCTCTCCCCTCCGGCGGGGAGAATCATTGGATCTGTCTCCCGAAGACGGTGAGCGCTATGGGGTGCTGGAGGGGGAACGGGTCAAGGTGGTCTCGCGCCGCGGCTCGGTCATTGCTCCGGTCCGTTTCGATACCGGTCTCCGCCCCGGTCTGGCCTTCATGACCCTGCACTTTCCGGACGAGGTTCAGACCAACCAGCTCACCATCGACGCCGTCGACCCCAAGTCTGGCACCGCAGAGTTCAAGGCCTCTGCAGTTCGCATTGTCAAGCTTGCGGCTTCTCAGCCGGGCTAG
- a CDS encoding HAD hydrolase-like protein, with product MSSLLQTGPESMPRLTDYSALSFDCYGTLIDWEIGIWDALQPLILNNPGSDLTRETALGAFARGESRQQQTTPDLPYPELLSRVHRGIAEMYGLESNRDLDTAFGDSVPHWPAFPDSADGLRLLSRHYKLVILSNVHRGGIAASTRKLGVEFDAVYTAQDIGSYKPADANFAYLLAHLKSDLGLDRSRILHVAQSLYHDHAPANRFGIANAWIDRQRLSEGGSWGATERTETIPSTDFIYFSIGEMAEAVKFEG from the coding sequence TTGTCAAGCTTGCTCCAAACCGGACCTGAATCCATGCCTCGCCTGACCGACTACAGCGCCCTCAGCTTCGACTGCTACGGCACCCTGATCGACTGGGAAATCGGGATCTGGGACGCCTTGCAACCGCTGATCCTGAACAATCCCGGGTCGGACCTCACTCGCGAGACCGCGCTCGGAGCCTTCGCCCGGGGGGAGAGTCGACAGCAGCAGACCACGCCCGATCTGCCTTACCCGGAGCTGCTGTCGCGCGTACACCGCGGCATCGCCGAGATGTACGGTCTTGAATCCAACCGGGACCTCGATACAGCCTTCGGAGACTCCGTGCCACACTGGCCTGCATTTCCGGACAGTGCTGACGGGCTGCGTCTCCTCAGCCGGCACTACAAGCTCGTGATCCTGTCCAATGTGCATCGCGGCGGGATTGCTGCCTCCACGCGGAAACTGGGAGTTGAATTCGACGCGGTCTACACGGCTCAGGACATCGGCTCCTACAAGCCTGCCGACGCCAACTTCGCCTACCTGCTGGCTCACCTCAAGTCGGATCTGGGCCTGGACCGGTCCCGAATCCTGCACGTGGCCCAGAGCCTCTACCATGACCACGCGCCGGCCAACCGTTTCGGCATCGCCAACGCCTGGATCGACCGGCAGCGGCTTTCGGAAGGTGGGAGTTGGGGAGCAACCGAGCGGACGGAAACCATCCCCTCTACCGATTTTATCTATTTCTCCATCGGAGAGATGGCCGAAGCGGTGAAGTTTGAAGGGTGA
- a CDS encoding alpha-E domain-containing protein, whose protein sequence is MLSRSAQGLYWMGRYLERAQHLCRLLQLQVEALVDRPVREIHLGWSRIYTTLNRQPPFGGIQFDRRDNYTLADSYTLAGDLTFERSNPDSVWSCFAQGRENARQMRHRISAEMWICLNLAYLKIQRLNIEDIWKTSPENFYAETVEEIHTFAGVAATTMYRDEGWHFMQLGHHIERAQHSVALFLSQIATARLYPESPEGDCATLLRLYHAFDAYDRKHSVEIQPHQVLDLLATDPLLPNSLCCSLDSAATELAAIADGPSAASSAAASRLAGRAQALVRHEWPDRKDREAMLRQIDEHCRNFHDRIMTAYIDYSVEDAPVH, encoded by the coding sequence ATGCTATCGCGTAGCGCGCAGGGCCTCTACTGGATGGGCCGCTACCTCGAGCGTGCGCAGCACCTCTGCCGCCTGCTGCAGTTGCAGGTGGAAGCGTTGGTGGACAGGCCGGTTCGGGAGATCCATCTCGGCTGGAGCAGAATCTACACCACCTTGAACCGGCAGCCTCCCTTCGGCGGCATCCAGTTCGACAGAAGAGACAACTATACCCTGGCAGATTCCTACACGCTGGCCGGAGATCTCACTTTCGAGCGCTCCAATCCCGACTCGGTCTGGAGCTGCTTTGCCCAGGGCCGCGAGAACGCGCGGCAGATGCGCCACCGCATCAGCGCCGAGATGTGGATCTGCCTGAATCTGGCCTATCTGAAAATTCAGAGGTTGAACATCGAGGACATTTGGAAAACCTCCCCGGAGAATTTCTACGCCGAGACCGTGGAAGAAATCCATACGTTCGCGGGGGTAGCTGCGACCACCATGTACCGGGACGAAGGTTGGCACTTCATGCAGTTGGGCCATCACATCGAGCGCGCCCAGCACTCGGTGGCGCTCTTCCTGTCACAGATCGCCACCGCCAGACTCTATCCGGAATCTCCGGAAGGGGACTGCGCGACCCTGCTACGCCTTTACCACGCCTTCGATGCTTATGATCGCAAGCACAGCGTCGAAATCCAGCCCCATCAGGTGCTGGACCTGCTGGCCACCGACCCCCTGCTGCCCAACTCGCTCTGCTGCTCGCTCGACTCCGCCGCCACGGAATTGGCCGCCATCGCTGACGGACCGAGCGCGGCCAGCAGCGCCGCCGCCAGTCGGCTGGCAGGCCGGGCGCAGGCCCTGGTCCGGCACGAATGGCCGGATCGAAAAGACCGGGAGGCCATGCTCCGGCAGATCGATGAGCACTGCCGTAACTTCCACGATCGGATAATGACCGCATACATTGACTATAGCGTCGAGGACGCACCCGTCCACTGA
- a CDS encoding 2Fe-2S iron-sulfur cluster-binding protein: MNKKNPVTQDSFFFNDSAPNPTVPVPPGPIPAPPPAAPRKKVTLTIDDKKVRVAEGSTLLEACRTLGIETPTLCYLENLNPVNVCRVCVVELEGSRTLVPACSRPAENGMVIRTDSERVRLSRRMVLEFLASSVDVSTAPELQSYLERYGGQPERYGPAAPSAAAEEPETERAGAHCPTDGQTAATVAQPVKIDNDLYVRDYGKCILCYKCVQACGEEAQNTFAIAVAGRGFDSRISTEYSVPLPDSACVYCGNCIGVCPTGALMFKSEYDMREAGTWKESEQERTDTICPYCGVGCTLTLHVQDNQIVKATSPLDQEVTRGHLCIKGRFGWQFVRGKDKKK; this comes from the coding sequence ATGAACAAGAAAAACCCGGTGACGCAGGATAGTTTTTTCTTCAACGACTCGGCCCCCAACCCGACCGTCCCGGTGCCTCCCGGTCCGATTCCCGCGCCCCCGCCAGCGGCCCCCAGGAAAAAGGTTACCCTGACCATCGACGACAAGAAGGTTCGGGTTGCCGAAGGATCCACCCTTCTGGAGGCTTGCAGGACTCTGGGGATCGAAACACCCACCCTCTGCTATCTGGAAAACCTGAATCCTGTCAATGTCTGCCGCGTCTGCGTGGTCGAGCTGGAAGGGTCGCGGACTCTGGTTCCGGCCTGCTCCCGCCCGGCAGAAAACGGGATGGTGATCCGTACCGACAGCGAACGCGTCCGCCTGAGCCGTCGAATGGTCCTGGAGTTTCTGGCTTCCTCGGTCGATGTTTCCACCGCTCCCGAACTGCAGTCCTACCTGGAGCGCTATGGCGGGCAACCCGAGCGATACGGGCCCGCGGCGCCGTCGGCGGCAGCCGAAGAACCGGAAACGGAGCGGGCCGGAGCCCACTGCCCAACGGACGGCCAGACGGCGGCGACCGTGGCTCAGCCGGTCAAAATCGACAACGATCTCTATGTGCGGGACTACGGCAAGTGCATCCTCTGCTACAAGTGCGTGCAGGCGTGCGGCGAGGAGGCTCAGAACACCTTCGCCATTGCCGTCGCCGGCCGCGGATTCGACAGCCGCATCTCCACCGAATATTCGGTTCCCCTCCCGGATTCCGCCTGCGTCTACTGCGGGAACTGCATCGGGGTCTGTCCGACCGGGGCCCTGATGTTCAAGTCGGAATACGACATGCGTGAGGCGGGCACCTGGAAGGAATCCGAGCAAGAGCGCACCGACACCATCTGCCCCTACTGCGGAGTCGGTTGCACCCTCACCCTGCATGTGCAGGACAACCAGATCGTCAAGGCCACCTCACCGCTCGACCAGGAGGTTACCCGCGGACATCTCTGCATCAAGGGCCGCTTCGGCTGGCAGTTCGTGCGCGGGAAAGACAAGAAGAAGTGA
- a CDS encoding ammonium transporter, which translates to MAKTVMNGFLNKGRAGSLAGKTLLLVGCLLLGTTAAQAAIESEVVFVFNTFSFLLWGALVMWMCAGFTMLESGSVRTKNASMICLKNIGLYSIAGLAYYFIGYNLMYVDVGSVIGSFKLLYGPSETEVALLAATEAAAPSAELLKKGYSTMSDWFFQMVFVATAASIVSGTLAERVKMWPFFVFTLLLTGVIYPIVGAWTWGGGWLNAMGFTDFAGSTIVHSTGGWAALAGAMVVGPRYGKFRKDGTTKPTPPSNILAVTLGVFILWFGWFGFNGGSQLALGSAADVIAMSHVLVNTNLAAAAGVMMALAVSRPILGRMDLFAGLNGAIAGLVSITAAPDIVEHYWAVIIGAIGGMVCTAGLKLLEKVKLDDVVGAIPAHLFAGIWGTLAACIAGGGGLGVQLIGILAIGAFVFASSWVLWRLLDLILTARVTRQVEQLGQDAGELGIEAYPEFVLMPEEEDRD; encoded by the coding sequence ATGGCAAAAACAGTGATGAACGGATTCTTGAACAAAGGCCGCGCCGGCAGCCTGGCGGGAAAGACACTCCTCCTGGTTGGCTGCCTGCTGCTTGGAACCACGGCGGCACAAGCAGCGATCGAAAGCGAAGTCGTGTTTGTCTTCAACACCTTTTCTTTTCTCCTCTGGGGCGCCCTGGTGATGTGGATGTGCGCGGGATTCACCATGCTCGAATCGGGCTCGGTGCGCACCAAGAACGCCTCGATGATCTGCCTGAAGAACATTGGCCTCTACTCCATCGCGGGGTTGGCCTACTACTTCATCGGCTACAACCTCATGTATGTCGACGTGGGTAGCGTGATCGGCTCATTCAAGCTCCTTTACGGGCCCTCGGAGACCGAGGTCGCTCTGCTGGCCGCAACCGAGGCCGCTGCACCGTCAGCCGAACTGCTCAAGAAGGGCTACTCCACCATGTCGGACTGGTTTTTCCAGATGGTTTTCGTGGCTACCGCTGCCTCCATCGTGTCGGGAACACTGGCGGAACGGGTCAAGATGTGGCCGTTTTTCGTCTTCACGCTCCTGCTGACCGGCGTCATCTATCCCATCGTGGGCGCCTGGACCTGGGGCGGGGGCTGGCTGAACGCAATGGGCTTCACGGACTTTGCCGGCTCGACCATCGTGCACAGCACCGGGGGATGGGCGGCGCTTGCGGGAGCCATGGTGGTCGGACCGAGGTATGGCAAATTCCGCAAGGACGGAACTACCAAGCCTACTCCGCCCTCGAACATCCTGGCAGTGACCCTGGGAGTGTTCATCCTCTGGTTCGGATGGTTCGGCTTCAACGGTGGCTCGCAATTGGCGCTGGGGAGCGCGGCCGATGTCATCGCCATGAGCCACGTGCTGGTCAACACCAACCTGGCGGCAGCCGCCGGAGTCATGATGGCTCTGGCTGTCTCGCGGCCCATACTGGGGCGCATGGACCTGTTTGCCGGACTGAACGGCGCCATCGCGGGACTGGTCTCGATCACCGCCGCGCCCGACATCGTGGAGCACTACTGGGCCGTGATCATCGGCGCCATCGGAGGCATGGTGTGCACCGCCGGACTCAAGCTCCTGGAGAAGGTCAAGCTGGATGACGTGGTGGGAGCCATCCCGGCCCACCTGTTCGCAGGAATCTGGGGAACTCTGGCTGCCTGCATCGCCGGGGGCGGCGGGCTCGGTGTGCAACTGATCGGCATCCTGGCCATCGGAGCCTTCGTCTTCGCAAGTTCCTGGGTGCTGTGGCGATTGCTGGATCTGATCTTGACGGCACGGGTGACGCGCCAGGTCGAGCAACTGGGCCAGGACGCCGGGGAGTTGGGTATCGAAGCCTACCCCGAGTTCGTCTTGATGCCGGAAGAGGAGGATCGTGACTGA
- a CDS encoding transglutaminase family protein, whose product MAEAIHYDIEHLSRYHYTRSPKQCVMMLCLKPQNDRGQRVLSFDIETDPASLLTSERDGFGNTRHVFNLDGEHRVLEIVARSTVSPAPFSPLPHSLGAGAWIEIQSWKDSFALWDFIHPSPLTRPSSLLAQFVDRYGIQPGRDPLEGLLRLSDTLHQRLRYAPGSTSVMSSIEQILKSGRGVCQDYAHTMIAIARSWGIPARYVSGYLHLAGLDGEQAAGNATHAWVECLLPELGWVGFDPTNRCLADERHVRIAVGRDYRDVSPTRGILRGGESARIEVAVKVSARTDSPGTGEEPFAERTSVLSQN is encoded by the coding sequence ATGGCTGAGGCCATCCACTACGACATCGAGCACCTCTCCCGCTACCACTACACTCGCAGTCCGAAGCAGTGCGTGATGATGCTCTGTCTGAAACCGCAAAACGACCGGGGACAGCGGGTGCTGAGTTTTGACATCGAAACCGACCCGGCCTCCCTCCTGACCTCCGAACGGGATGGTTTCGGCAATACTCGACACGTCTTCAATCTCGACGGCGAGCATCGGGTTCTGGAGATCGTCGCTCGTTCCACGGTTTCACCGGCCCCCTTCAGTCCCCTCCCGCACTCCCTTGGAGCAGGTGCCTGGATAGAGATCCAATCGTGGAAGGACTCCTTCGCTCTCTGGGACTTTATCCACCCGAGCCCATTGACCCGACCGTCATCCCTCCTCGCCCAATTCGTCGACCGGTACGGCATCCAGCCCGGGAGGGATCCTCTGGAGGGGCTGCTGCGGCTTTCGGACACGCTCCACCAGCGGCTCCGTTACGCTCCCGGCAGTACTTCGGTCATGTCCTCCATTGAACAAATCCTCAAATCGGGTCGCGGCGTCTGTCAGGACTACGCCCATACCATGATCGCGATCGCACGCTCCTGGGGCATTCCTGCCCGATATGTCTCGGGCTATCTGCACCTCGCCGGCCTGGATGGCGAGCAGGCGGCGGGAAACGCCACCCACGCCTGGGTCGAGTGCCTGCTCCCGGAACTGGGCTGGGTGGGATTCGACCCTACCAACCGGTGCCTGGCCGACGAGCGGCATGTGCGCATCGCGGTGGGACGCGACTACAGGGACGTATCCCCAACCCGAGGAATCCTGCGAGGAGGAGAGAGCGCCAGAATCGAGGTAGCCGTCAAGGTGAGCGCGCGTACAGATTCGCCAGGCACAGGGGAAGAGCCCTTTGCGGAAAGGACCAGTGTTCTGTCTCAGAATTAG